A stretch of the Coprobacillus cateniformis genome encodes the following:
- a CDS encoding ABC transporter ATP-binding protein translates to MLKLTNVKKHYQQFTLDCSLEVKSGCITGLIGQNGAGKSTTFKAILNLIQKDSGVIELFGKDVQKLDMKDKEKIGVVLSDSGFSGYLTIGDIVPVLSNLYKKFNKVKFLERCQQFGLPKDKKIKEFSTGMQAKLKVLVALSHDAQFLILDEPTAGLDVLARDELLDVLRKYMEEDESRSILISSHISSDLEGLCDDLYMIHNGHVIMHEETDVLLSDYAILKLDQNQYQKLDRQYILRIKKEPFGYSCLTNQKQYYLDNYPSIVVEKGNIDDVIMLMIKGEK, encoded by the coding sequence ATGCTAAAACTTACAAATGTAAAAAAGCATTATCAACAATTTACACTTGATTGTTCCCTTGAAGTCAAAAGTGGGTGTATTACAGGTTTGATTGGACAAAATGGAGCAGGGAAAAGTACAACATTTAAGGCTATCCTGAATTTGATTCAAAAGGATAGTGGAGTTATTGAATTGTTTGGAAAAGATGTTCAAAAACTTGATATGAAAGATAAAGAGAAAATTGGTGTTGTTTTATCTGATTCAGGATTTAGTGGTTATCTAACGATTGGAGATATTGTTCCTGTTTTATCAAATTTATATAAGAAATTTAATAAGGTTAAATTTTTAGAAAGATGTCAACAATTTGGATTGCCAAAAGACAAAAAAATCAAAGAATTTTCAACAGGAATGCAAGCAAAATTAAAGGTTCTGGTGGCTCTGTCACATGATGCACAGTTTCTTATCTTAGATGAACCAACAGCTGGATTGGATGTTTTGGCAAGAGATGAACTGCTTGATGTTTTGAGGAAATATATGGAGGAAGATGAATCACGCTCTATTCTCATCAGTTCTCACATTTCTAGTGATTTAGAAGGATTATGTGATGATTTATATATGATTCATAATGGACATGTTATTATGCATGAAGAAACTGATGTTTTATTAAGTGATTATGCAATCTTAAAATTAGATCAAAATCAATATCAAAAATTAGACAGACAGTATATATTAAGAATAAAGAAAGAACCATTTGGTTATAGTTGCTTAACAAATCAAAAGCAGTATTATCTTGATAATTATCCAAGTATTGTTGTTGAAAAAGGAAATATTGATGATGTTATTATGTTAATGATTAAGGGGGAAAAATAA
- a CDS encoding alpha/beta-type small acid-soluble spore protein, whose protein sequence is MSRHRNRLVVPQARDAVDQMNYEIANEAMNQSQGENLAEFSGSIGGEMTKRLVALGEQQLKKQK, encoded by the coding sequence ATGAGTCGACATAGAAATCGTTTGGTTGTACCACAAGCACGTGATGCAGTTGATCAAATGAATTATGAGATTGCTAATGAAGCAATGAATCAATCACAGGGAGAAAATTTAGCTGAATTCAGTGGTTCGATTGGAGGAGAGATGACAAAAAGATTGGTTGCCTTAGGGGAACAGCAACTGAAAAAACAAAAATAA
- a CDS encoding alpha-amylase, with product MENGVLMQYFEWYLSPEPHLWTLLKKDALHLKEIGITAVWMPPAFKGIGGIHDVGYGVYDIYDLGEFDQKGTIRTKYGTKEEYRDAICALHEVGIQAYGDIVLNHKMGADANEFVKAYEVNQNNKNEVTSGEETIEVPTVFTFPKRQQVYSDFTWNWTCFDGIDYDILSKRHATFLFKDKHWDTQVDGENGNFDYLMGADIDFSNPHVVAELEDWAQWYLEVTGLDGFRLDAVKHIGAHFYKDLIRQLRQHYQKELFTVGEYWHGDVRRLCNYLNEVEGEVSLFDVPLHYHFYEASYANGNYDIAKIFDGTLVQIANDKAVTFVDNHDTQPSQGLQSWIADWFKPLAYALILLRKDGYPCIFYGDYYGIPYSQISGKSEMLDCLLFLRKNYALGLQRDYFDDSSIIGWVRDGLQKSGLVCLMSDSVGGCKTMYVGLQYAGTYWYDALGNYKAHIQIDGQGNGVFIVNGGSVSVYIQANE from the coding sequence ATGGAAAATGGAGTATTGATGCAATATTTTGAATGGTATTTAAGTCCAGAACCACATTTATGGACTTTATTAAAAAAAGATGCCTTGCATTTAAAAGAAATAGGAATAACAGCTGTTTGGATGCCTCCGGCTTTTAAAGGAATTGGTGGAATTCATGATGTAGGTTATGGCGTATATGATATTTATGATTTAGGTGAATTTGATCAAAAGGGAACCATTCGTACAAAGTATGGGACAAAAGAAGAATATAGAGATGCAATTTGTGCTTTACATGAAGTTGGTATACAGGCTTATGGAGATATTGTTCTCAATCATAAAATGGGTGCTGATGCAAATGAATTTGTAAAAGCTTATGAAGTCAATCAAAATAATAAAAATGAAGTGACAAGTGGTGAAGAAACAATCGAAGTTCCTACTGTTTTTACATTTCCAAAAAGACAACAAGTTTATAGTGATTTTACATGGAACTGGACATGTTTTGATGGAATAGATTATGATATTTTGTCAAAACGTCATGCAACCTTTTTATTTAAAGATAAACATTGGGATACTCAAGTAGATGGTGAAAATGGCAATTTTGATTATTTAATGGGAGCTGATATTGATTTTTCTAATCCTCATGTTGTTGCTGAATTAGAAGATTGGGCACAGTGGTATTTGGAAGTCACTGGACTTGATGGTTTTCGTTTAGATGCAGTGAAACATATCGGAGCCCATTTTTATAAAGACTTGATTCGTCAGTTGAGGCAACATTATCAAAAAGAACTCTTTACAGTTGGGGAATATTGGCATGGTGATGTCCGTCGCTTGTGCAATTATTTAAATGAAGTGGAGGGAGAAGTCTCTTTATTTGATGTGCCTTTACATTATCATTTCTATGAGGCTTCATATGCCAATGGGAATTATGATATAGCTAAGATTTTTGACGGAACATTGGTTCAGATAGCAAATGATAAAGCTGTGACTTTTGTTGATAATCATGATACTCAGCCATCTCAAGGATTACAATCATGGATTGCTGATTGGTTTAAACCTCTTGCTTACGCTTTAATACTGTTAAGAAAAGATGGTTATCCTTGCATATTTTATGGTGATTATTATGGAATCCCATATAGTCAGATTTCTGGGAAATCAGAGATGTTAGATTGTTTATTGTTTTTAAGAAAGAATTATGCCTTAGGATTACAACGAGATTATTTTGATGATAGCAGTATTATAGGTTGGGTTCGTGATGGTCTGCAAAAGAGTGGCTTAGTTTGCCTGATGAGCGATAGTGTTGGAGGCTGTAAAACTATGTATGTTGGTCTTCAATATGCTGGGACATATTGGTATGATGCGCTTGGGAATTATAAGGCACATATTCAAATTGATGGGCAGGGAAATGGTGTCTTTATAGTCAATGGTGGGAGTGTCAGTGTATATATTCAAGCAAATGAATAA
- a CDS encoding ABC-2 transporter permease → MKGLLIKDLMLLKNQKSFIFMIIVFSVMFLFMNYNPTFIVSYSTIIGSLFVVSSISYDEYDNGYSFLMALPVTRRLYVNSKYILAIILGIGFWFVSTALTCIYNYATQPDINIPELLMTCTIMLGLMALFISLMVPVQLKFGQNKGNIALVVVVGCSVAIGFILIQLAEFLNIDLAPLLVNINALGPSGLAVIVIGIGIVLLLISYMLSCHIMDKKEF, encoded by the coding sequence ATGAAAGGATTATTAATCAAGGATTTAATGTTATTAAAAAATCAAAAGAGCTTTATATTTATGATTATAGTTTTCTCAGTTATGTTTCTTTTCATGAATTATAATCCTACTTTTATCGTGAGTTATTCGACTATTATTGGGTCATTATTTGTAGTGAGTTCTATTAGCTATGATGAATATGACAATGGGTACTCATTCTTGATGGCATTACCAGTTACACGTCGTCTCTATGTCAACTCTAAATATATATTGGCTATAATATTAGGGATTGGTTTTTGGTTTGTATCTACAGCTTTAACTTGTATTTATAATTATGCAACTCAGCCTGACATCAATATTCCTGAATTATTAATGACATGTACAATTATGTTAGGTTTGATGGCGTTATTTATTTCATTAATGGTACCAGTACAATTAAAGTTTGGGCAAAATAAAGGAAATATTGCATTGGTAGTGGTTGTAGGATGTTCTGTTGCAATTGGATTCATTCTCATTCAATTAGCTGAATTCTTAAATATTGATTTAGCACCTTTATTAGTTAATATTAATGCTTTAGGTCCTTCAGGGTTAGCAGTTATTGTGATTGGAATTGGTATTGTACTTTTGCTTATATCATATATGTTAAGTTGCCATATCATGGACAAAAAAGAATTTTAA
- a CDS encoding YjdF family protein, with protein sequence MGQISLSFRVYFDEGVWVGLFEETNQGFLQVCKVILGTEPQTEELLQMIQKQYIHLKWSPSVVVKAKERKQNPKRLQRMVKHQMQTLGLGTKSQQALQLLHEKMKETKKQKTKDNQLFIKQEKFAIQQRKRKEKHRGH encoded by the coding sequence ATGGGTCAAATTTCATTATCTTTTCGTGTGTATTTTGATGAAGGTGTTTGGGTAGGTCTTTTTGAGGAGACAAATCAAGGCTTTTTACAGGTGTGTAAAGTTATCCTTGGAACTGAACCACAGACTGAAGAGTTACTCCAAATGATTCAAAAGCAATATATACATTTGAAATGGAGTCCAAGTGTTGTTGTCAAAGCTAAAGAGCGTAAACAAAATCCTAAACGGTTACAAAGAATGGTTAAACATCAAATGCAAACATTGGGGTTAGGAACAAAATCGCAACAAGCTTTACAGTTACTTCATGAAAAGATGAAGGAAACAAAAAAGCAAAAGACAAAAGATAATCAACTTTTTATCAAGCAAGAAAAATTTGCTATTCAACAACGCAAAAGAAAAGAAAAGCACAGGGGACATTAG
- a CDS encoding type II toxin-antitoxin system RelE family toxin, translated as MKYQCIFTKNAEKEFSKIDSYQQKKIDTWIIHNLKNCIVPRQYGKSLSGQLQRYWSYRVGNYRIICEIDDENKSIYIMTIGHRSDIYDKMIREEDILYETEKIEDEY; from the coding sequence ATGAAATATCAATGTATTTTTACAAAAAATGCAGAGAAGGAATTTAGTAAAATAGATTCATATCAGCAAAAAAAGATAGATACATGGATAATTCATAATCTTAAAAATTGTATAGTTCCTCGTCAATACGGAAAATCTTTATCTGGTCAATTGCAAAGATACTGGTCATACCGTGTTGGGAATTATCGTATTATCTGTGAAATTGATGATGAAAACAAAAGCATTTATATCATGACAATTGGACATCGCAGTGATATCTATGACAAAATGATTCGTGAAGAAGACATCTTATATGAAACTGAAAAAATAGAGGATGAGTATTAA
- a CDS encoding B12-binding domain-containing radical SAM protein, with the protein MKTLITTLNSKFIHTSLSLRLLYVASYHEHDVDFKEYTIKDSLEHIIEDILRMQCQIVAFSSYIWNIEYIQKICAMLKRRQPNIIIILGGPEVTYEADYFLKNYQIDYVICGEGEVAFPALLKAIENHEKIDITGVQYLGHISEDVACVPLSYVESLDSPYILPQDQDNMSKRILYFESSRGCPFQCQYCLSSLEKGLRFFSESYLKKQLKLICQSGVKTVKFLDRSFNADAHHAIMILDYIFKHYQSGQQFQFEINADVLNQKIIDFISENAPKGLLRFEIGIQSTYEPTNQAVKRMQNFERLSEVVQQLMSDGKCDLHLDLIAGLPYESYERFAKSFDDVFAFRAKELQLGFLKLLRGTSLRNDANEYGYIYQKESPYEMIENKWLSQTDVHNIHIAEDMLEKYWNSGRFVRTMNAVMDEQKSAFYFFYHLGCFYEKQGYKKMGYQLDELFSYLDRYLQREDYHELLIQDYLSQFKVKPKKWYLPTLTPQERKEVIKDLVERYQLDRELLFRYAIVEKITQGYLVVIYKDYQCKMDIYK; encoded by the coding sequence ATGAAAACATTAATCACAACATTAAATTCGAAGTTTATTCATACTTCATTATCATTACGTTTATTATATGTGGCAAGTTATCATGAACATGATGTTGATTTTAAGGAATATACAATTAAAGACTCTTTGGAACATATCATTGAAGATATTTTGAGAATGCAGTGTCAGATTGTTGCTTTTTCTAGTTATATATGGAATATCGAATATATTCAAAAAATATGTGCTATGCTAAAGAGAAGGCAACCAAATATCATTATTATTTTAGGTGGTCCAGAAGTGACATATGAAGCAGACTATTTTTTAAAGAATTATCAAATTGATTATGTTATTTGTGGTGAGGGTGAGGTTGCTTTCCCAGCCTTACTTAAGGCTATTGAAAATCATGAAAAGATAGATATAACAGGAGTTCAATATCTAGGGCATATAAGTGAAGATGTAGCCTGTGTGCCACTTTCTTATGTTGAAAGTTTAGATTCTCCCTATATCTTACCTCAAGATCAAGACAATATGTCAAAACGTATTCTCTATTTTGAATCAAGTCGAGGTTGTCCTTTTCAATGTCAATATTGCTTATCTTCATTAGAGAAAGGTTTACGTTTTTTTAGTGAAAGTTATTTAAAAAAGCAATTGAAATTAATTTGTCAAAGTGGTGTTAAAACAGTAAAGTTTTTAGATCGTAGTTTTAATGCTGATGCTCATCATGCAATTATGATATTGGATTATATATTTAAACACTATCAATCAGGTCAACAATTTCAGTTTGAAATTAATGCTGATGTATTGAATCAAAAAATCATTGACTTTATTAGTGAAAATGCACCAAAAGGTTTGCTAAGATTTGAGATAGGAATTCAGTCTACCTATGAACCGACGAATCAAGCAGTGAAGAGAATGCAAAATTTTGAAAGGCTAAGTGAAGTTGTTCAACAATTGATGTCAGATGGGAAATGTGATCTGCATTTAGACCTTATTGCTGGGCTTCCTTATGAATCTTATGAACGCTTTGCAAAATCATTTGATGATGTGTTCGCATTTCGTGCAAAAGAACTTCAGTTAGGTTTCTTAAAACTGTTAAGAGGAACATCTTTAAGAAATGATGCTAATGAATATGGATATATTTATCAGAAAGAATCCCCTTATGAAATGATTGAAAACAAATGGCTATCTCAAACGGATGTCCATAACATTCATATTGCTGAGGATATGCTAGAAAAGTATTGGAATAGTGGACGCTTTGTCAGAACAATGAATGCTGTTATGGATGAACAGAAATCTGCATTTTATTTCTTTTATCATCTTGGCTGTTTCTATGAAAAACAGGGATATAAGAAAATGGGGTATCAATTAGATGAGTTATTTTCATATTTAGATCGATATTTACAAAGAGAAGATTATCATGAATTACTCATTCAAGATTATTTATCACAATTCAAAGTAAAACCAAAGAAATGGTATCTTCCAACTTTAACACCTCAAGAAAGAAAAGAAGTGATAAAAGACTTGGTTGAAAGATACCAATTAGATAGAGAATTGTTATTTAGATATGCGATTGTTGAGAAGATAACTCAAGGTTATCTGGTGGTAATTTATAAAGACTATCAATGTAAGATGGATATTTATAAATAA
- a CDS encoding DUF2238 domain-containing protein codes for MKTLYKSLLVLTILTLIFRTLTFFQYSLFISIALLLVVHWIPHILYKTEYVAYIYLTQVLGTTCGFYNLPYYDKFMHFLSGAIFVIIAYIILKKYIKEKPLLMIMMNCVETAIAFLWEVFEYSGLLLFNYDASRHYTTGVHDTMQDMIFSFIAGLIITYIIYKYPSYIDSLYKLPPDNLELSSQQSHI; via the coding sequence ATGAAAACATTATATAAATCTCTATTAGTACTTACAATTTTAACTTTAATTTTTCGGACTCTCACATTTTTTCAGTACAGTCTCTTTATTTCTATCGCTTTATTACTCGTTGTCCACTGGATTCCACATATTCTCTATAAGACTGAATATGTGGCATATATTTATTTAACTCAAGTTTTAGGAACAACTTGCGGATTTTACAATTTACCCTACTATGATAAATTTATGCATTTTTTATCTGGAGCTATTTTTGTGATTATTGCATACATTATCCTTAAAAAGTATATCAAAGAAAAACCATTGCTGATGATTATGATGAACTGTGTGGAAACGGCAATTGCATTTCTTTGGGAAGTCTTTGAATACAGCGGACTTTTGCTTTTTAACTATGATGCTTCTCGTCATTATACAACCGGTGTTCATGATACAATGCAGGATATGATTTTTTCATTTATAGCTGGATTAATAATCACTTATATTATTTATAAATATCCATCTTACATTGATAGTCTTTATAAATTACCACCAGATAACCTTGAGTTATCTTCTCAACAATCGCATATCTAA
- a CDS encoding M15 family metallopeptidase, with protein MRFHRGKRYTYYSSYSSSRKSRIRWDRIAIITAGVALILAALIWFNFSRIQLLVKGYSFSQQNDILSLSGDEVDEVLSHDKMEHIQDWIKESEEVKYYDEYEHYLSLHKDLKVKAVVTTVNDIFNNYANQLKALSYTDNQIWEVLKTARIDDLKYLINKSYKYAQVQPYMQVKGFVFTDMDKYMKVYEDKKNYNYAVLSTTYPFIISKNKATKIYTIQDPKNILNLVKKGFQLPSSYEPDDLVKPDMPVAPDCDNPSLRKEAADALTQMYKDAKDLGYNLVVNSAYRSYSAQKKTYDDYFKKYDEVTAASLVAEPGASEHQTGLGVDLTSQSVISGERLVFGDTDEYKWCVKNSYKYGFILRFEEDKADITGIGKEPWHFRYVGKDAAQKIFQNKWTLEEYCLYEGIIPSIKENQ; from the coding sequence ATGAGATTTCATCGTGGGAAAAGATATACATATTATAGTTCATATTCGAGTTCAAGAAAATCAAGAATTCGTTGGGATAGAATCGCTATCATAACAGCTGGAGTTGCCCTTATACTGGCAGCATTGATTTGGTTTAATTTTAGTCGTATTCAATTGTTAGTAAAAGGTTATTCATTTTCTCAACAAAATGATATTTTATCATTGAGTGGAGATGAAGTTGATGAGGTTTTATCACATGATAAAATGGAACATATTCAAGACTGGATTAAAGAAAGTGAAGAAGTTAAATATTATGATGAGTATGAACACTATTTGTCTTTACATAAAGATTTAAAAGTTAAGGCTGTTGTGACAACGGTCAATGATATTTTTAATAATTATGCCAATCAATTAAAGGCTTTAAGTTATACTGATAATCAGATTTGGGAAGTTTTAAAAACTGCTCGTATAGATGATTTAAAATATCTTATTAACAAATCATATAAATATGCACAAGTTCAACCTTATATGCAGGTGAAGGGTTTTGTCTTTACTGATATGGATAAATATATGAAGGTTTATGAAGATAAGAAGAATTATAATTATGCTGTATTATCAACAACATATCCATTTATTATTTCTAAGAATAAAGCTACAAAAATATATACGATTCAAGATCCAAAAAATATTTTGAATTTGGTTAAAAAAGGTTTTCAATTACCATCATCATATGAGCCAGATGATTTGGTGAAACCAGATATGCCAGTTGCACCTGATTGTGATAATCCATCTCTTCGTAAAGAGGCTGCTGATGCTTTAACGCAGATGTATAAAGATGCCAAAGACTTAGGATATAATTTGGTAGTGAATAGTGCATATCGTTCATATAGTGCTCAAAAGAAAACTTATGATGATTATTTTAAAAAATATGATGAAGTTACAGCAGCAAGCCTTGTTGCTGAACCTGGTGCAAGTGAACATCAGACTGGATTAGGTGTTGATTTAACAAGTCAAAGTGTTATTAGTGGAGAAAGATTGGTATTTGGTGATACTGATGAATACAAGTGGTGTGTTAAAAATTCCTATAAATATGGATTTATATTAAGGTTTGAGGAAGATAAAGCTGATATTACAGGAATTGGCAAAGAACCATGGCATTTTAGATATGTGGGCAAAGATGCAGCACAAAAAATATTCCAGAACAAATGGACATTAGAGGAATACTGTCTCTATGAAGGTATTATTCCATCAATTAAGGAGAATCAATAA
- a CDS encoding tRNA (mnm(5)s(2)U34)-methyltransferase: MLTMVEYVHQRIQTYPQQFIGVDMTMGNGHDTLFLLQHCQKVYAFDIQRQAIEKTQKLIGYNRDVQLILDGHQNIDCYLESFDIGIFNLGYLPLTDHHVTTLLKTTKIAIEKAIRMMNVALFIVVYPGHQEGYEESLWIDDYVKQLDTHQYNVSCYCMLNKKNSPYVIEIEKKVK; the protein is encoded by the coding sequence ATGTTAACAATGGTTGAATATGTCCATCAAAGGATACAAACTTATCCTCAACAATTCATAGGTGTAGATATGACAATGGGAAATGGACATGATACTTTGTTTTTATTACAACATTGTCAAAAAGTTTATGCGTTTGATATCCAAAGACAAGCGATAGAGAAAACTCAGAAGCTGATTGGTTATAATAGAGATGTACAGCTTATTTTGGATGGACATCAAAATATTGATTGTTATCTTGAGTCGTTTGATATTGGCATATTTAATTTGGGATATTTGCCATTAACTGATCATCATGTGACGACTCTTTTGAAAACTACAAAAATAGCTATTGAAAAAGCAATAAGAATGATGAATGTTGCTTTGTTTATAGTTGTTTATCCTGGGCATCAGGAAGGTTATGAGGAGAGTCTATGGATTGATGATTATGTAAAACAATTAGATACTCATCAATATAATGTATCATGTTATTGTATGTTAAATAAAAAGAATTCTCCATATGTTATCGAAATAGAGAAAAAAGTCAAATAA
- a CDS encoding ABC-F family ATP-binding cassette domain-containing protein produces the protein MSILNVEHVSHDFGGRTILEDASFRLLNGEHIGLVGANGEGKTTFLNIITGKLAPDEGKIEWCKRITTGYLDQHTTLQPGQTIYEVLQNAFRHYFDLEQEMLSIYEEMATADADAMTKLMEDVGEIQEILEHGGFYTIDVKIKEIASGLGLNEIGLDKKVDELSGGQRSKVLLTKLLLENPMILILDEPTNYLDEHHIQWLTNFLINYENAFILVSHDTTFLNNVINVIYHLDNGELTRYKGDYHYYLQQAELKKKQQENAYQKQQKEIAELEDFIARNKARVATRNMAHSRQKKLDKMDIINKPKEKIKPTFSFLEARTPGKVLFECQNLVIGYDSPLTQPMDMTFERSQKVAIKGVNGLGKTTLLKTLIGMLKPYSGIVIQDPFVQIGFFKQEEAALKRTALDYIWDEFPDRTNGEIRGMLAKCGLTTDHIESLMMVLSGGENAKARLCKIMNREANVLVLDEPTNHLDVDAKESLQLALIAFKGAVILVSHEPEFYLPIVDKVINLEECSTKIV, from the coding sequence ATGAGTATACTCAATGTCGAACATGTGAGTCATGATTTTGGTGGAAGAACAATATTAGAAGATGCAAGTTTTCGTTTGCTTAATGGAGAACATATTGGACTTGTTGGTGCTAATGGAGAAGGGAAAACAACTTTTTTAAATATTATTACTGGGAAATTAGCACCAGATGAAGGAAAAATAGAATGGTGTAAAAGAATAACTACTGGCTATTTAGATCAACATACAACTCTACAACCAGGTCAAACAATATATGAAGTCTTACAAAATGCATTTAGGCATTATTTTGATCTAGAACAAGAAATGCTATCAATATATGAAGAGATGGCAACTGCGGATGCAGATGCAATGACCAAACTGATGGAAGATGTAGGAGAAATACAAGAAATATTGGAACATGGTGGTTTTTATACAATTGATGTGAAAATCAAAGAGATTGCCAGTGGTTTAGGATTGAATGAAATTGGATTAGATAAGAAGGTAGATGAATTATCTGGAGGACAGCGTTCAAAGGTCTTGCTTACTAAATTGTTGTTAGAGAATCCTATGATTTTAATTCTTGATGAACCAACAAACTATTTAGATGAACATCATATTCAATGGTTAACAAACTTTCTTATTAATTATGAGAATGCTTTTATTTTGGTCAGTCATGATACAACATTCTTAAATAATGTCATTAATGTTATTTATCATTTAGATAATGGAGAATTAACAAGATATAAGGGTGATTATCATTATTACTTACAACAAGCTGAATTAAAGAAAAAACAACAAGAAAATGCCTATCAAAAACAACAAAAAGAGATTGCTGAATTAGAAGATTTTATAGCTAGAAACAAAGCCCGAGTAGCCACTCGTAATATGGCTCATTCAAGACAGAAGAAATTAGATAAAATGGATATTATCAATAAGCCTAAAGAAAAAATAAAACCTACTTTTTCTTTCTTGGAAGCCAGAACACCAGGGAAAGTTCTGTTTGAATGTCAAAATCTTGTGATTGGTTATGATTCACCTTTAACGCAACCTATGGATATGACTTTTGAACGTTCTCAAAAAGTCGCTATTAAAGGTGTTAATGGGTTAGGCAAAACAACTTTATTAAAAACATTAATTGGAATGCTGAAACCATATAGTGGTATCGTTATTCAAGATCCATTTGTTCAAATTGGTTTCTTCAAGCAAGAAGAGGCTGCTTTAAAGAGAACAGCGCTTGATTATATATGGGATGAGTTTCCTGATCGTACCAATGGTGAAATTCGAGGTATGTTAGCGAAATGTGGATTAACGACAGATCATATTGAATCTTTAATGATGGTTTTATCAGGTGGTGAAAATGCGAAAGCAAGATTATGCAAGATTATGAATCGCGAAGCCAATGTTCTGGTACTTGATGAACCTACCAATCATTTAGATGTGGATGCGAAAGAATCATTGCAACTAGCCTTAATTGCTTTTAAAGGGGCTGTTATTCTTGTGAGTCATGAACCTGAATTTTATCTTCCTATTGTTGATAAGGTTATTAACCTAGAGGAATGTTCAACAAAGATTGTTTAG
- a CDS encoding DUF6290 family protein — MTTIILDTIQEEKLKLICKEKKQDITRFIHHLIWEAIEDEEMTKLADKAYAEFLKDPVTYSLEEIQEMYHL, encoded by the coding sequence ATGACAACAATTATATTAGATACGATTCAAGAAGAAAAACTAAAATTAATTTGTAAAGAAAAAAAGCAAGATATAACAAGGTTTATTCATCATTTAATTTGGGAAGCAATTGAAGATGAGGAAATGACTAAACTGGCAGATAAGGCTTATGCTGAATTTTTAAAAGATCCTGTGACTTATTCATTAGAAGAAATACAGGAAATGTATCATTTATGA
- a CDS encoding GntR family transcriptional regulator, which produces MKIIINNSSMVPIYEQIIEQIKAMIINGILKENDILPSVRSLSKELKISALTVKKAYDYLEEEGFTVTVHGKGTYVGAANQEMLKEEQRKEVESDLEKAIQKGLRSGMSKEEMKELFHLIMEE; this is translated from the coding sequence ATGAAAATCATTATTAACAATTCGTCAATGGTACCTATATATGAGCAAATTATCGAACAAATCAAAGCCATGATCATTAATGGTATATTAAAAGAAAATGATATATTACCATCTGTTCGTTCTTTGTCTAAAGAACTAAAAATTAGTGCTCTAACAGTCAAGAAAGCGTACGATTATCTTGAAGAAGAAGGATTTACTGTGACTGTACATGGAAAAGGAACCTATGTTGGTGCAGCTAATCAGGAAATGTTAAAAGAAGAACAAAGAAAAGAAGTGGAATCTGATTTGGAGAAGGCCATCCAAAAAGGATTAAGAAGCGGAATGAGTAAAGAAGAAATGAAAGAATTATTTCATTTAATTATGGAGGAATAA
- the brxF gene encoding BREX-3 system P-loop-containing protein BrxF, with protein sequence MDISKKVDELQDAKHKLLLIIGQPGSGKSKLIRKYSEETGIPILDLDKIFTHTPSDQLMHEMQNFLSTYHQKVLLLDNKKILYAKDSSIDLLAFLKELSENIIVVATWNGKIEDGQVFHFCKDAPEDLIYSVDKEDFKYILC encoded by the coding sequence ATGGATATTAGTAAGAAAGTAGATGAATTACAGGATGCTAAGCATAAGTTACTATTAATTATAGGTCAACCTGGCAGTGGAAAATCCAAATTAATTAGAAAGTACAGTGAAGAGACTGGTATTCCTATTCTTGATCTTGATAAGATTTTTACGCATACACCTAGTGATCAGCTTATGCATGAAATGCAAAATTTCTTGTCAACCTATCATCAAAAAGTTTTATTATTAGATAATAAAAAGATTCTTTATGCGAAAGACAGCAGTATAGACCTTTTGGCTTTCTTAAAAGAATTAAGTGAAAATATTATTGTTGTGGCAACTTGGAATGGAAAAATTGAAGACGGTCAAGTTTTCCATTTCTGTAAAGATGCACCTGAAGATCTCATCTACTCTGTTGATAAAGAAGACTTCAAATATATACTCTGTTAG